The following nucleotide sequence is from Candidatus Methylomirabilota bacterium.
GCGCCGCGTGCCCCCCACCGCGAGCCAGGGCGTGGAGCAGGACCGCGCGCGCGCCCGGCAGCGGGACGACCGGGCCGCGCGCGAACGCAAACCCCTCGCGCGCCGGCACCGCCAGATCCGGCAGGCCCGGCAGCTCGCCGCCGGCGACCGTCGCGACCGCCGCCGCGGCCACCCGGAGGCCGCCCATCCCGGCGTGCTCGCCGGCCAGCGGGGTCAGCGAGGTCAGCAGCGGGCGCCGGCCGACGGCCCCGTCGAAGACGCCGGCCATGAGGTCGAGCTCGCAGGCGTCTTGGGCCGGATCGCCGGTGCCGGTGAGGTATGCGGCATCCACCGCGTCCGGCCCGATGCCCGCGGCCGCGAGCGCCCGACGGACGACCGCCGGATCGCGCCGGCGCCGCGGGGGGAGCGCGTGCGGCGCCGCCGGCAGGTTCCCGGATGCGATCCCGGCCAGCGTGGCGTAGACCCGCGCGCCGCGGGCGCGAGCGGCGTCGGCCGCCTCCAGCAGGAGGACGGTGGCTCCCTCCCCGACGACGGTGCCGTTGGCGCGACGGTCGAACGGCCAGCAGCCCTCCGGCCCCGACCCGCGCGGTGAGATGGCCCCGAGGCGCCCGAGCTCCCGGTAGAGGATCGGGCACAGGTCGTCGACGCCGCCCGCCAGCACCGCCGGGGCGCGCCCCGCCGCAATGAAGCCGGCCGCGCGCACGACCGCCAGCTCCCCCGCGATGCCGGCCTGGTTCACGGTCAGCATGGGCCCCTGCGCGGCCACCGCGATCGCCGCGTGGGCGGCCATCGCGTTCATGACGGTGTTCGGAAACGCCATCGGGGAGAGGCCCAGGGGACCGCGCGTGAGGTAGCCGAGAGCGAAGGCTTCGGAGGAACGGAAGTCCCCGTAGGCCGAGCCGAGCACGAGGCCGAGTCCCGGCAGAGTCCCGACGTCGATTCCGGCATCGGCCAGGGCGAGCCGACAGGCGACGACCGCGAGCTGGCTCGCGCGGGACAGCCGGCGCACCTCGTCAGCCGTGAGGTGGGGAGTGAGGTCCCCGACCTCGCCGCCGAGGCGGTGCGGCCCATGGCCGGTCGAGAAGGCCTGCACCGGCCGGATCGCCGGGACGCCGCGGACCAGGGCGGCCGCCAGGCTCGCCCCGCCGCCGATCCCGAGGGCGCTCACGCTCCCCACCCCGGTGATCACGACCGCGCCCGCGGCGTCCCATCGTCCGCGCGCGGCCACGTTCCCCATCGAGTCCCTCACGGGCTCTCAGTCCTCGGCCCGCCGGCCGTCGGGAACCCGGCCGAACAGCAGCGCGGCGTTCTGGCCGCCGAACCCGAACGAGTTCGACATCGCCCACTCGAGGCGGGCCGGCCGCGCCCGGATCGGCACGCAATCGAAGGGCACCTCCGGGTCGGGCTCGGTCAGGTTCGCCGTGGGCGGCACCAGCTCGTGGACGAGCGTCAGGACGGTGGCGATCGCCTCGAGGGCTCCGGCGGCGGCCATCGTGTGCCCGATCAGCGACTTGTTGGCGCTCACCAGCACCGTGTCGGGGCCGAAGACCTTCCGGAGCGCCAGTGCTTCGGCCCGGTCGTTCTGCACGGTCCCCGTGCCATGCGCGTTCACGTAGCCCACGGCGCTGGCAGCCACGCCACCGCGCTCCAGGGCCTCGACCATGGCGCGCGCGCTCCCCTCGGCGTCGGGGTGGGGCGCGGTCGTGTGATAGGCGTCGGTCGTGAGCCCCCAGCCCCCCAACGCGGCATATGGCCGCGCGCCGCGCGCCCGAGCATGGTCGGCCTGCTCCAGCACGACGAAGCCGGCCCCCTCACCGATCGACATGCCGCGCCGGTTCGCCGAGAAAGGCCGGCACGGCTCCGGATCGAGGAGCTTCAGGGCGTTGAACCCCATGAAGCAGATCCGGGTCAGGCCATCGACCCCGCCGGCCAGGGCCAGCGGGACGTCCCCGGCGGCGACGAGATCGGCGGCCAACCCGATGGCGGCTGCCCCGGAGCTACAGGCGAGCACGACGGTCTCCTTCGGACCGGTGGTGTTGTAGCGCCGGGCCAGCGTCTCCGCGTGCGAGGTCGGCAGGATACTCGGAAGGGCACGCCGCAGCCGAGGATCGTCCACGCCCTCCCGGCGGATCCGCCAGTACCAGGCCTCGGCCTCGAGCATTCCGCCTCCGATTCCCCCGACGATGACCCCGGCCGAGCGGAGAGCGGGGGGCGTGAGGCCGGCGTCCAGGACCGCCTCGTCGGCGGCGGCGAGCGCCAGACGGTCCGCCCGCGTGCGACGGGCCGATGTGCTCGGCACGGCGGCCGCCGGCACCTCGGCGGCGATCCGCGCCCGGAACCCGTCGGTCGGGAAGAGTGTGAGCGGACCGATGGCGCAACGGCCCTCGGCCAGCCCGGCCCAATAGATGGCACGCCCGCGACCGTACGGGCTCACCACGCCGACTCCGGTGACGACGACCCGGCTCACGACTCGGGTGCAGGCCGATCGGCCGTCGCCACGAAGCGTGCGAGCGCTCCGAGCGTCGCGAAGTGCACCTCGACCGGATCGCCTTCCTGCACGACGACCCCGAAGCGCTCTTCGAGCGCGATCGACAGCTCGATGAAGTCGAGCGAGTCGAGGCCGAGGGATCCCTCGATCCCCTTCGGCAAGGGGGTCTCGGGGGTGATCGCCGCGACGCTCTTCGGATCGAACCGGAGCCGCTTGACGATGATGTCGCGTAACTCGCCGACGATTGCCTGTTCGTCCATCTGCTCCCTCGCGTTCATGGCGAGAGTCGCCAGAGCAACGCGCCGTAGTCGTTCCGCCACGCCGCCGTGAGGAGGCACGGGCCGCCGAGGGCGCGCGCCCGCGCCAGCGCCAGGCCGATCAGCGGCCCGCACGCCAGCGCCTCGCCGGGGGCCCGCACCAACGTCGGCGGCGTCGTCCCGCAACGCCGCGCGAGCGCGGCCTGCTCGGCCCGGGCCGGGCCGCCCGCCCCGGCGCAACCCGCCAGGACCCGCGGGTTCTCACCCTCCAGGACCCTGTCGAGTACCCCGGCCACGGCGGGGCCCAGGCGAGCCCGCGGCGCCACCGTGGACGCCCAGCGGAGCGGCCCGTCCTGGCCGGGCTCGAGGAGGAGGCACACCGCGCCCTCGATGATCGGCCGACTGTAGAGCCGGCGGGCGCGGTGCATGAGGTCCCAGACCTCGTGCACCGTTTCCACCGCCAGCACGAGCACGCGATCGACGACCCCCTCCCTCAGCCACCGGGCAGCATACCAGAGCGCCTGCAGCGCCGCCGGGCCGCCCCCCATCAAGTTCACGGAGGGCCCCTGGATGCCGGCCCCGATCGTCACCTCGCCCGGAACCGCGCTGGGGGCCGTGTAGGGGAAGTGCAGCGTCGTGGAGCCTTCGTCTTCCAGGAACGCCCGGTTCGCCGCCGCGTAGGCGGTGGCGCTGGCGTACACCAGACCCGTCCGCGCGCCGGCCAGTGCCCCCGGGGCGAGCCCGGCCTCGGCCGCCGCTCCGTTCACCGCCGCGACCGCGAGGAGACATTCGCGCGTGGCGCGGCGGAAGCGCTCGCCGCTGAGCGCCGGGGTCGGCGCGGGGAGGAGCGCCGCCGGGGCCTCGGCCTCGCCAGCCGGCAGCGCACCCGGGCCCTCGCCCCAGCCGGTGAGGAGACCGACCCCGGCCACGCGCGGCGCGGGCAGGGTGGGCTCCGGAGCTCGCTCGCTCCTAGGCGGCGCCATGGCTCTGCAGGAGCAGCGCGGCATTGCAGCCACCGAAGCCGAGCGAGGTGGACAGGCTCAGGCGCGGGCGGTACTGGCGGGCCTCGTTCGGCACACAGTCGAGATCGCACGCCGGGTCCGGCAGGGCGAAGTTGAGCGTGGGCGGCACCTGCCCGTGCCGGCCGGCCAGCAGACACATGATGGCCTCGAGCGTGGCCGCTGCCCCCATCGTGTGGCCCAGGTGGGCCTTGATCGAGTTCACCGGGATCGTGCGCGCTCGATGGCCGAGCACGCGAATGAGCACATCGGCCTCCACGCGGTCGTTGGCCGGCGTCCCCGTCCCGTGAGCGCTCACGAAGTCGACGGCGCTCGGCTCGAGCCCGGCCTCGGCGAACGCCAGGCGGATCGCCAACTCGAGCCCCCGGCCCTCGGGGTCGGGCGCCGTGATGTGGACCCCGTCGGCCGTGCTCCCGTGTCCGAGCAGGAAGCCGAGCGGAGCCCGTCGGCCGCGCGCGGCCGCGTCGCCGGCCCGCTCGAGCACCACGATCCCCGCCCCTTCGCCGAGGAGGAGCCCGCTGCGGCGGCGATCGAACGGCCGGACCTCGTCACGGGTCAGCGAGCGAAGGACGTTGAAGCCGCGCAGGACGAACCGGCAGAGGACGTCGACGCCCCCGGCCACCGCGACATCCGCCTGCCTCGCCCGCAACAGGTCCGCGGCCACGCCCAGGCTCGTGCCCCCCGAGGCGCACGCCGTGCACACCGTCAGCACCGGCCCCTGGACGCCGAGCCAGCGGGCGAGGTTCCAGCTCGGACCGTCGTAGAGTGACCCGACCAGGGTGCGGAGGCCGCCTTCGCCTCGAACGGCCCGGCCGGCGTCGTCGATCCCCCCCAGAGCCGTGCCGACGACCACCGCCATGCGCGCGGGGTCCGGCTCGCCGGCCCCGAACCCGGCGCCGGCCAGCGCCTCCCGGGTCGCCTGGATCAGGAACCGCGAGGCGCGGCAGGCGGGAACGCGCCGCTCGTCGTCGCCGGCGCCCGCCGGGCGGGCCAGCTTCTTCACCTCCCCGCCCCGGGTGACCCGCTGATCGGCCACCGGGAACCGCTCGATCTCGCCGATGCCGGAGGCGCCGGTCACGAGCCCCGTCCAGAACGCGTCGAGGTCCTGGCCGATGGGCGTGACGACCCCGGCACCGGTGACCGCGATCGGCTCGACCCCCCGCCGGCTCACGTCGGGTCGCCCCGCATCAGCGAGTGACTCTCGACCGTCGCCTTCTACAGGAGGGGCGAGGTGTAGAGCCGGAACGCGCGTACGCGCCCGGGTGGGCTGTACGGCAAAGGCTCTACCCAGAAGCCGCGCGTGAGAGGGTCGAAGTGGAGACCGAGCGGGCTGGCAGGGTCATTCGGATCGTAGGCGAGGAATTCGAGGGCGCCCGACCGAAGCCGGTATTCATAGACGAGGACCGCATGGTTGAGGACGTCCGGGTCCGGGAAGTTGGTGATCATGACGGGCGCCGGCCGGCCGGCATCGAGCTCCGCCCGGAGCTGGCGGGCAACGCGCTCCTGATGGGCGGCAGCCAGCGGGAACCCGGCGCGCCAGGTCCGCCAGTGCACCATGCTCAGGATGTTGGAGCCGAACGACGCCTTGAGCGTCGCCTCGTGGGCGCGCGAAAACTCGAAGAGGCTCGGGTATCCCGGGATGACCACGCGCTCGGCGTCCGGTCGCGGCGCGGCCCACGCGGAGATGCGCATCACCTCGCCGATTCGGCGCGCGTACTCCGCCTCCGAGACCGGCGGCTCGGCCGGCGCGAAGCGCGCGAAGCGGAAGAACTGGCTCGCGGCGCGCGCCATGAGGATGCAGTAGTTGGCGAAGTCGACGTGCCGCTCCGGATGGTGCGACCGGACCAGGTTCGGGAACGCGAAGGTATCCCGTCCGACCTCGAAGGCCGGGCGATCGACCCGGTTCGCGGGGGTCGGCCCATCGAGCGCGCCCGTCGCGCAACCGGACAGGAGAAGGCCGGAGAGGATCGCCGGGACCAGCCAGGAGAAGAATCGCGGCCGGCCAGACCGGGGTCGATCGCCCCGTCCCCGACCGCGCTCCGCGGGGGTCACACGCGCCATCGGCCATCATTCTGAGTGTCGACCCGGGGCCTCGTCAAGGAGTTTGTCGGTTTGGCTCGCACGGGAGCGCTCACTGGTCCACGCGTCCCACCTGAGCGTGCGGCCCGACCCCTGAGGCATTTTGCCGCAGCTCACGACCAGTTCGCCACATCCGGTCCGCGCCACCGGGTCCGCCCGCGGCGCAAGACGCCGGATTCGCGGGCCTTCACCCCGCACTCTCGGTGGCACCCTCCTTGCTCCTTCGTCGGCGCGGTACCGCTCGCCGAAACCGCCAACCGAAAGGAGACTCGACGATGAGGACGATTCTGGGTGTCGCGCTCGCGCTGGTGCTGGCACTCTCGGTGACCGCGGTCTGGGCCGCCGAGATCGAGGGCAAGATCCAGTCGGTCGACCCGAACGATCGCGTGGTCGTCCTCGAGGATGGTACCAAGCTCTGGCTCGCCGAAGGCCTCTCCATGGACACCCTGAAGCCGGGCGCCAAGGTGAAGGCCTCGTACGAGGAGCGGGACGGGAAGAACATCACCACCCAGTTCGAAGTCTCGGAGTAGCCTCAGCCACGGAGGGGCGCGCCCGGCCGTCGCGTTCTCAGTAACCGGACTCGCGGCCGGGCCGCCCCTTGCCAGCCTCAGGCCTGTCGTCGGGCGATTGAACCGGCGGCGGCCGGCCTCGAGTCGGCTCGGCGGCTAGGAGCCTGTCGGAGTAACCCGGCAGCTCGCCCCGAGCGCACGCCGCGTCGGGCAGCGGTCCGAGCGGCGGCTGTGCCGCCGCAACCGAGGGGGGGCATCGGGGGGGTCTTCCGAGACCCCCCCGAGCGGCTAGCGCTCCTCGTCGGTCGGGCGCCGTTCGAGGAGTCGGTAGAGCGTGCGCCGATCGATCCCGAGGTGCTCGGCAGCGCGGGCCTTGTTTCCTCCCGCGTCATCGAGGACCTTCAACACGTACCAGCGCTTGACCTCCTCCAGTGTCATCCGGGCCGAGGGCAATCGCGGCTCCCCGCCACTGGCGGGCTGCAGCTCCGGGGGCAGAGCGTCCGGCAACAGTACCTCGGAGGACGACAGCGCCACCGCCCGCTCGACGGCGTGCTCGAGCTCCCGTACGTTGCCCGGCCACCCATAGGCTTCCAGTCTGGCCAGGGTCTCCGGGGCGAACCCCTTTACGGCCTTTCCGAGGGCCTCCGCGTATGCCCGCAGGAAATGCTGGGCCAGGAGGGGCAGGTCCCGGATGCGCTCGCGGAGCGGCGGCACCGTGAGCGTCACCACGTTGAGACGGAAGTACAGGTCCTCCCGGAACGCGCCCTCCTCGACGCGCTTCCGGAGATCCCGATTGGTGGCCGCGATGATCCGGACGTTGATCGGGATCGGATCGTTTCCCCCGACGCGGCGGATCACGCGCTCCTGCAATGCCCGCAGGAGCTTGGCCTGGAGGGCGGGCGGGAGCTCGCCGACCTCGTCGAGGAAGCAGGTCCCGCCATCGGCCGTCTCGAGCAGGCCCCGCCGCGCCGCCAGCGCTCCGGTGAACGCGCCCCGCTCGTGGCCGAACAGCTCCGACTCGAAGAGGGACTCGGGCAGCGCCGCGCAGTCCACCACCGCGAACGGATGGTCGGCCCGGGGGCTCGAGTAGTGGATGGCGCGGGCGACCAGCTCTTTCCCGGTCCCCGTCTCGCCCTGGATGAGGACCGTCGTGTCGAGATTGCCGACCCGAGCCACCAGCTTGTAGATCTCCACCATCGGCGGCGACTGACCGACCAGGCTGCCCACGCCGTAACGCTCCCGCAGCTCCTGGCGGTACTGCCGGTTCTCCCGGGCGAGCCGTTGCGCCTCCAGCGCGCGGCGCACCAGCATCTTGATCTCTTCCATCCGGAACGGCTTGGAGAGGTAGTCGTGAGCCCCCGAGCGGATCGCCTCGATGGCGGTCTCGATGGTCGCGAATGCCGTGAGGATGAGGACGGGCACCCCCGGCTGGATCGCCGCGAGCCGCTTGAGTACGGCGAGCCCGTCGAGGTCGGGCATCCGCAGGTCCACCAGGGCCAGATCGAAGGGCTCGGCCTGGGCCAGCCGCAGGCACTCCTCGCCACCCGCCGCCGCCCGGACCCGGTATCCCTCGCGGGTCAGGACCTCGACGAGGAGGTCGCGGGCGACGGGATCATCGTCGGCGACCAGGAGCGCAGGCGGCGCGGTCACGACGGTACCATGGGCGGTGTCGGCGCTTCCAGGCTCGGCGCTGGCACCGGGCAGGTCACGGCGTCACGCCGTTGGTCGGGAGCACCACTCGAAACGTGCTCCCGCCTCCTTCCTCGCTCTCGACGTCGATGCGGCCCCGGTGCTCGCGGACGATCTGGGCCGAGATGAACAGCCCCAGGCCCGTCCCCTGGCCGGATTCCTTGGTAGAGAAGAACGGCTCGAAGATCTGCTTCCGGTGGGCCGCGGGAATGCCGCGACCGGTGTCGCGGACCTCGATCTCGGCCTCGCCTCGCTGGGGCCACGCGCGGGTGGTCACCGCCACCCGCCCGGCCGGCGGGCTCGCGTCCAGGGCATTGGTGAGGAGGTTCAGCACGACCTGCAGCAGCTCGTTCTGGTAGCCCTGCACCGTCGGGAGCGCCGGGTCGGTGTCGACCTCCAGGGCCACGCCGGCGGCGGCCAGGCCCGGCCGGATCAGCTCGGCCCCGTCGCGCACCAGGCGATTCAGGTCGACCGGAGCCAGCTCTCCCGGGGAGCGGCGGGTGAGGTCGAGGAGCCGCGCGATGATCTCGATGACCCGGGCGACCTGGGCCTCGATGATCTCGAGCCGCCGTCCGGCGTCGTTGGCGAGGAGCTCGGGCGAGAGGTCCTTGCGGAGGAGCTCCAGGTGGCCGGCCACCGAGTGGAGCGGGGTGCCGACCTCGTGGGCCACCTCGGCCATGATGCGGCCCGAGAGGGCCACCCGCTCGGCATGGCTGAGCCGCCGCTGCATCTCGAACAGGAGCTCGTTCAGGCGCTGGACCTCCTGGTAGCGCCGGTCCAGCTCGCCGGTCGCCTCCTGGATCCGCGTCCGGAGCTCGTCGTTGAACCGGTTGATCCGCGCCACCATCGCGTCGAAATGACGTGCCAGGACGCCGAACTCGTCAGCCGTGGTCAGTCCCACCCTGGTCCCCGTCTCGCCCTCGCGGACGCGCTCGATCGCCTCCAGGAACCGCCGGAGCGGCCGATCCACGACGAAGCGGACGGCCACGCCCATCAGGACCGCCATCACCACGACCGAGGCGGCGGTGAGCGCCAGGGCCCAGGCGCGAAGCCGCGCCGCCAGCCGGTCCGCCTGGGCCAGCGAGAACTTCACCGCCACCGCGCCCACCACCGCCCCCTCCAGGGTCACGGGGGCCATGACCTCCCAGTACCGCTCAGCGGTCTCGCTGATGAGGCGTGAGACGAGCCGGTCGGCCAGGACGGCCTCGACGTCCTTGCGGCTGAATGGCAGCCGGACACGAGGATGGCTGGAGGCGACGACGCGGCTGCCGCCGGGCTCGAAGGCGAGGATGTCGAGCTGCAGCACGTTCTGCCGGATCGCCAGCACGTGGTCGATCTCGGCCCGGAGGAGGTCGCCGTTCTCGAGCTCCCGCCGGTCCGCGATGGTGGCCGCCAGCTCCCGCGTGAAGATCACGGCCCGGCGGCTCAAGTCCTCTTCGACCCCTCCCCGCGAGATCGTGAGGTTCAGGGCCGTGAAACCGAACGAGACGACCAGCAGGATCAGCACGCTGAGGATGACGAGCTTGTGGCGGATGCCGAGCTCCAGACCTGATCCGCGGCCCGCGCGGGACATGGCGGCTCCGCCCGCCGCGACGCGGCTACGACACCCGCCCGGGCCGGGCGAGCGGCGGGAGGCCGGCCGCCCGGAGCGCCCGGTGGATCGCCTCGCGCTCCGCGTCGCTCACCGGCGTGAGCGGCGGACGGACGTGCGCCCCCGGAATCCGGCCGAGCAGGACGAGCGCTTCTTTCATGCGGTTGTGCATGTCGACGAAGGGCGGCGCGTAGAACACGCGCACCAGCGGGTCGAGGCGGTCGTTCAGGCGCCGGGCTTCCTCCAGGTCGCCCTTCTGGCACGCCTGGAAGAGCGCGGCCTGCAGGTCGGCGGTGACGCTTCCCATGCCCGAGATCACGCCGTCCGCGCCCAGCAGGAACGAGGCCATCAGCGACATGGTGAACGACGAGAGCACGGCGACCGGCCGCCCGGTCGCCCGCAGGGCACGGAGGTTCCGCTCGTAGGCCACGATGTCGTTCGACCAGTCCTTCACCGCGGCGACCTGGGGAATCTCGGCGAGCCGGGCCAGGGTTTCCGGCGCGTACCCGATGCCCGAGGCCACGGGATACTCGAAGACGACGATGGGCAGATCGGCGCCGGCCGCGATCTCGCTCACGTGGCGCCACACCATGTCGGGCTTGAGCTGGGCGCCCCACATGAAGAGGGTGGGCGGGAAGACGAGGACGCCGGCCGCGCCGGCCGCCTTCGCGTCCCGGGCGAGCTCCACGGCCTCCTGGGTGCCGTCCGCGTACACGCCGGCGATCACGGGACACTTGCCGCCGATCTCGTCGAGCGCGAGGCGGAGCGCGTGGCGGCGCTCGTCCCGGCTCAGCGACGACACCTCGGCCGCGTGTCCGTTGGCCACGATCCCGGTGACGCCCGAGGTGTCGGCGAGCCAGCGGAGGTGGCGGCGGTAGGCGGCCTCGTCGATCGACAGGTCCGCGTTGAACGGCAGGATGTTGGCCGGCATCACGCCGGCGAAGCGCAAGGGCTCGTTCATGGCTCACTCCTCAGGGTGCGATCACGCCCGCCGCCGTCGCGGCCGACCCAGAGGGCCAGCTCGTCGAGCGGACGGCCGGGACCGAAGACGTCGGCCACGCCGAGCGCCCGGAGGGCCGGCACCTCCTGCGGCGGGATGGTGCCGCCCACCAGGACGGGCACGCGGACCCCACGGGCGCCCAGGGCCTGGAAGACCTCGGGCAACAGATCCCGATGGCCACCCGAGAGCGTCGACAGACAGATCAGGTCCGCCGCCTCCTGGAGCGCCGACTCGGCGATCTCCTCCGGGAACTGGTTGCCGAGATAGAGGACCTCCGCCCCCAGCTCGCGCAACGTCCGCACGACGGCGACCGCGCCCCGCCAGTGGGAGTCGAGCCCGAGGATGGCGACCAGAGCCTTCATGGAGTGAAGTCCGCGCGTGGCGGGATCACACCAGCGGAAGGGTCCAGGGCCCGTAGTGGACGCGGAAGCGCTCGTGGACCTCACGGAGGGTGGCCCCCGCCTCCACCGCAGCCGTGATGGCGTCGAACGTGTTGCGGTCGCTCCTGAGCGCCTGGGCGAGCGCGTCGAGGGCTCGGGCGACGGCCTGGGTCTCCCGCGCTGCCCTGACGCGCCGGAGGCGCACGGCCTGCCGCGCGACCGCCGAGGGCTCCGCGAACACCTCGGGGGGAGCGGGGTCGCCCTCGCTGAAGCGGTTCACCCCGACCAGCGGCAGGCGCCCAGCCTTCACGCCCGCCCGGTAGGCCTCGGCCGAAGCCGTCAGGCGGGCGTGAAGCCAGCCCGTCTCGGTCACCCGCACGATCCCGCCCCGGGCGTCGATCTCGGCGCCCAGCGCCCGGGCGCGCTCCTCCAGCTCGTCGGTCAAGCGCTCGACGAGGTAGGAGCCGCCGAGCGGGTCCACGGTCTCGGTCACGCCGGACTCGTGCTGGATGATCTGCTGGATCCGAAGCGCCAGCCGGGCCGAGCTCTCGCTCGGCAGGCAGTAGGCCTCGTCGTGAGCCGAGACATGGAGCGACTGGGCGCCTCCGAGCACGGCGGCCAGCGCCTGGTAAGCGCCCCGCACGACGTTGCCGAGCGGCTGCTGGGCGGTGAGGGTCACGCCCGAGGTCTGGACGTGGAACCGCAGGGCCCGGGCCCGCGCCGGGAGCTCTCCGAATTCTTCGCCGAGGAGACGATGCCACAGGCGGCGGGCCGCCCGGCACTTGGCGATCTCTTCGAAGAACGTCCGGTGGGCCGAGAAGAAGAAGCTGAGGCGGGCCGCCACCCGATCCGGGGCGAGGCCCCGCCGGCGAAGCTCCCGCAGGACCGCCAGGGCATGGGCCAGACAGAGGGCGAGCTCTTCCACGGCCGTCGCCCCCGCCTCGCGGAGGTTGTAACCCACGAAGGAGATCGGGTTCCACCGCGGGAGGTGCTCGATCGCATGCTCGATCGCATCGCACTCGAGGCGGAAGGCCCCCGCTGGCGGGAGGGCGCGCGGCGCCGTCGTGACGGCGGTCTCC
It contains:
- a CDS encoding beta-ketoacyl synthase N-terminal-like domain-containing protein — encoded protein: MGNVAARGRWDAAGAVVITGVGSVSALGIGGGASLAAALVRGVPAIRPVQAFSTGHGPHRLGGEVGDLTPHLTADEVRRLSRASQLAVVACRLALADAGIDVGTLPGLGLVLGSAYGDFRSSEAFALGYLTRGPLGLSPMAFPNTVMNAMAAHAAIAVAAQGPMLTVNQAGIAGELAVVRAAGFIAAGRAPAVLAGGVDDLCPILYRELGRLGAISPRGSGPEGCWPFDRRANGTVVGEGATVLLLEAADAARARGARVYATLAGIASGNLPAAPHALPPRRRRDPAVVRRALAAAGIGPDAVDAAYLTGTGDPAQDACELDLMAGVFDGAVGRRPLLTSLTPLAGEHAGMGGLRVAAAAVATVAGGELPGLPDLAVPAREGFAFARGPVVPLPGARAVLLHALARGGGHAALVLGRAA
- a CDS encoding beta-ketoacyl-[acyl-carrier-protein] synthase family protein; protein product: MSRVVVTGVGVVSPYGRGRAIYWAGLAEGRCAIGPLTLFPTDGFRARIAAEVPAAAVPSTSARRTRADRLALAAADEAVLDAGLTPPALRSAGVIVGGIGGGMLEAEAWYWRIRREGVDDPRLRRALPSILPTSHAETLARRYNTTGPKETVVLACSSGAAAIGLAADLVAAGDVPLALAGGVDGLTRICFMGFNALKLLDPEPCRPFSANRRGMSIGEGAGFVVLEQADHARARGARPYAALGGWGLTTDAYHTTAPHPDAEGSARAMVEALERGGVAASAVGYVNAHGTGTVQNDRAEALALRKVFGPDTVLVSANKSLIGHTMAAAGALEAIATVLTLVHELVPPTANLTEPDPEVPFDCVPIRARPARLEWAMSNSFGFGGQNAALLFGRVPDGRRAED
- a CDS encoding phosphopantetheine-binding protein — its product is MDEQAIVGELRDIIVKRLRFDPKSVAAITPETPLPKGIEGSLGLDSLDFIELSIALEERFGVVVQEGDPVEVHFATLGALARFVATADRPAPES
- a CDS encoding beta-ketoacyl synthase N-terminal-like domain-containing protein, with product MAGVGLLTGWGEGPGALPAGEAEAPAALLPAPTPALSGERFRRATRECLLAVAAVNGAAAEAGLAPGALAGARTGLVYASATAYAAANRAFLEDEGSTTLHFPYTAPSAVPGEVTIGAGIQGPSVNLMGGGPAALQALWYAARWLREGVVDRVLVLAVETVHEVWDLMHRARRLYSRPIIEGAVCLLLEPGQDGPLRWASTVAPRARLGPAVAGVLDRVLEGENPRVLAGCAGAGGPARAEQAALARRCGTTPPTLVRAPGEALACGPLIGLALARARALGGPCLLTAAWRNDYGALLWRLSP
- a CDS encoding beta-ketoacyl-[acyl-carrier-protein] synthase family protein; the encoded protein is MSRRGVEPIAVTGAGVVTPIGQDLDAFWTGLVTGASGIGEIERFPVADQRVTRGGEVKKLARPAGAGDDERRVPACRASRFLIQATREALAGAGFGAGEPDPARMAVVVGTALGGIDDAGRAVRGEGGLRTLVGSLYDGPSWNLARWLGVQGPVLTVCTACASGGTSLGVAADLLRARQADVAVAGGVDVLCRFVLRGFNVLRSLTRDEVRPFDRRRSGLLLGEGAGIVVLERAGDAAARGRRAPLGFLLGHGSTADGVHITAPDPEGRGLELAIRLAFAEAGLEPSAVDFVSAHGTGTPANDRVEADVLIRVLGHRARTIPVNSIKAHLGHTMGAAATLEAIMCLLAGRHGQVPPTLNFALPDPACDLDCVPNEARQYRPRLSLSTSLGFGGCNAALLLQSHGAA
- a CDS encoding DUF1344 domain-containing protein, whose protein sequence is MRTILGVALALVLALSVTAVWAAEIEGKIQSVDPNDRVVVLEDGTKLWLAEGLSMDTLKPGAKVKASYEERDGKNITTQFEVSE
- a CDS encoding sigma-54 dependent transcriptional regulator; translation: MTAPPALLVADDDPVARDLLVEVLTREGYRVRAAAGGEECLRLAQAEPFDLALVDLRMPDLDGLAVLKRLAAIQPGVPVLILTAFATIETAIEAIRSGAHDYLSKPFRMEEIKMLVRRALEAQRLARENRQYRQELRERYGVGSLVGQSPPMVEIYKLVARVGNLDTTVLIQGETGTGKELVARAIHYSSPRADHPFAVVDCAALPESLFESELFGHERGAFTGALAARRGLLETADGGTCFLDEVGELPPALQAKLLRALQERVIRRVGGNDPIPINVRIIAATNRDLRKRVEEGAFREDLYFRLNVVTLTVPPLRERIRDLPLLAQHFLRAYAEALGKAVKGFAPETLARLEAYGWPGNVRELEHAVERAVALSSSEVLLPDALPPELQPASGGEPRLPSARMTLEEVKRWYVLKVLDDAGGNKARAAEHLGIDRRTLYRLLERRPTDEER
- a CDS encoding ATP-binding protein gives rise to the protein MSRAGRGSGLELGIRHKLVILSVLILLVVSFGFTALNLTISRGGVEEDLSRRAVIFTRELAATIADRRELENGDLLRAEIDHVLAIRQNVLQLDILAFEPGGSRVVASSHPRVRLPFSRKDVEAVLADRLVSRLISETAERYWEVMAPVTLEGAVVGAVAVKFSLAQADRLAARLRAWALALTAASVVVMAVLMGVAVRFVVDRPLRRFLEAIERVREGETGTRVGLTTADEFGVLARHFDAMVARINRFNDELRTRIQEATGELDRRYQEVQRLNELLFEMQRRLSHAERVALSGRIMAEVAHEVGTPLHSVAGHLELLRKDLSPELLANDAGRRLEIIEAQVARVIEIIARLLDLTRRSPGELAPVDLNRLVRDGAELIRPGLAAAGVALEVDTDPALPTVQGYQNELLQVVLNLLTNALDASPPAGRVAVTTRAWPQRGEAEIEVRDTGRGIPAAHRKQIFEPFFSTKESGQGTGLGLFISAQIVREHRGRIDVESEEGGGSTFRVVLPTNGVTP
- a CDS encoding dihydrodipicolinate synthase family protein gives rise to the protein MNEPLRFAGVMPANILPFNADLSIDEAAYRRHLRWLADTSGVTGIVANGHAAEVSSLSRDERRHALRLALDEIGGKCPVIAGVYADGTQEAVELARDAKAAGAAGVLVFPPTLFMWGAQLKPDMVWRHVSEIAAGADLPIVVFEYPVASGIGYAPETLARLAEIPQVAAVKDWSNDIVAYERNLRALRATGRPVAVLSSFTMSLMASFLLGADGVISGMGSVTADLQAALFQACQKGDLEEARRLNDRLDPLVRVFYAPPFVDMHNRMKEALVLLGRIPGAHVRPPLTPVSDAEREAIHRALRAAGLPPLARPGRVS